DNA sequence from the Entomomonas asaccharolytica genome:
ACCTAATCGAAACAAAAAGCTAGAAGCTAATTCTTTTAAATAAAGAGACTTACCTTCTAACTTTTAAAGTTAGACTGTTCTTTAACAAATTAGATATGCAAAGAAGTAAAGATTAATTAATAATTACTGGTCTAATTATTAATGCTGAGGTGAAAATATTGCGAACTCAAGCGCAAATTTTCGGCGAAACAAATGTCGATTCTTTGGTTGTGTAGCATTAGATTACTAGATAATTTAGGGTTATATAGTCAAGTGAATAAGCGCATACGGTGGATGCCTTGGCAGTCAGAGGCGAAGAAAGACGTGATACCTGCGAAAAGTTACGGGGAGCTGGGTACAAAGCATTGATCCGTAAATGTCTGAATGGGGAAACCCAACTGAGAGAACCTCAGTTATCCAGTACTGAATACATAGGTACTGAGAAGCGAACCAGGGAACTGAAACATCTAAGTACCCTGAGGAAAAGAAATCAACCGAGATACCCCAAGTAGTGGCGAGCGAACGGGGTGCAGCCAGTGTTCAGAAGCATGAGTATTAGTGGAATGGCGTGGGAAAGCCAACCATAGAGAGTGATAGTCTCGTACACGAAAATGCACATGTGGATCTAAGTACACAAAAAGTAGGTCGGGGCACGAGAAACCTTGACTGAAGACGGGGGACCATCCTCCAAGGCTAAATACTACTGACTGACCGATAGTGAACCAGTACCGTGAGGGAAAGGCGAAAAGAACCCCGAGTAGGGGAGTGAAATAGAACCTGAAACCGTATGCGTACAAGCAGTGGGAGCGGACTTGTTCCGTGACTGCGTACCTTTGTATAATGGGTCAGCGACTTATATACAGTAGCAAGCTTAACCGAATAGGGAGGCGTAGCGAAAGCGAGTCTTAATAGGGCGCCTAGTTGCTGTGTATAGACCCGAAACCAAGCGATCTATCCATGGGCAGGTTGAAGGTTAGGTAACACTGACTGGAGGACCGAACCGACTACCGTTGAAAAGTTAGCGGATGACCTGTGGATCGGAGTGAAAGGCTAATCAAGCTTGGAGATAGCTGGTTCTCCTCGAAAGCTATTTAGGTAGCGCCTCATGTATAACTTCTGGGGGTAGAGCACTGTTTCGGCTAGGGGTCATCCCGACTTACCAACCCGATGCAAACTCCGAATACCAGAAAGTTTTAGCATGGGAGACACACGGCGGGTGCTAACGTCCGTCGTGAAAAGGGAAACAACCCAGACCGTCAGCTAAGGTCCCAAAATTTTGGTTAAGTGGGAAACGATGTGGGAAGGCATAGACAGCTAGGAGGTTGGCTTAGAAGCAGCCATCCTTTAAAGAAAGCGTAATAGCTCACTAGTCGAGTCGGCCTGCGCGGAAGATGTAACGGGGCTCAAACCAAATACCGAAGCTACGGGTTCATCTTATGATGAGCGGTAGAGGAGCGTTGTGTACGCCTGTGAAGGTCAATTGAGAAGTTGGCTGGAGGTATCACAAGTGCGAATGCTGACATGAGTAACGACAATGGGTGTGAAAAACATCCACGCCGAAAGACCAAGGTTTCCTGCGATACGTTAATCGAAGCAGGGTTAGTCGGCCCCTAAGGCGAGGCTGAAAAGCGTAGTCGATGGGAAATAGGTTAATATTCCTATACTTCTAATAACAGTGATGGAGGGACGGAGTAGGCTAAATCAGAGTGGCGTTGGTTGTCCACTTGAAAGGCTGTAGGTAGATCTCTTAGGCAAATCCGGGAGATTATTACTGAGAACTGATGACGATTCATTTATTTTAAATGGAGAGTGATTGATGCCATGCTTCCAAGAAAAGCTTCTAAACTTATGTTATTAGGAACCGTACCCCAAACCGACACAGGTGGTCAGGTAGAGAATACCAAGGCGCTTGAGAGAACTCGGGTGAAGGAACTAGGCAAAATGGCACCGTAACTTCGGGAGAAGGTGCGCTGGTGGTAGGTGAAGTTCCTTGCGAATGGAGCTGAAGCCAGTCGAAGATACCAGGCCGCTGCAACTGTTTATTAAAAACACAGCACTCTGCAAACACGAAAGTGGACGTATAGGGTGTGACGCCTGCCCGGTGCCGGAAGGTTAATTGATGGGGTTAGCTTAGGCGAAGCTCTTGATCGAAGCCCCGGTAAACGGCGGCCGTAACTATAACGGTCCTAAGGTAGCGAAATTCCTTGTCGGGTAAGTTCCGACCTGCACGAATGGCGTAATGATGGCGGCGCTGTCTCCACCCGAGACTCAGTGAAATTGAAATCGCTGTGAAGATGCAGTGTATCCGCGGCTAGACGGAAAGACCCCATGAACCTTTACTGTAGCTTTGCACTGGACTTTGAACCTGTTTGTGTAGGATAGGTGGGAGGCTTAGAAGCTTAGACGCTAGTTTAAGTGGAGCCGACCTTGAAATACCACCCTGACATGTTTGAGGTTCTAACTCTGGCCCGTAATCCGGGTTGAGGACAGTGTATGGTGGGCAGTTTGACTGGGGCGGTCTCCTCCTAAAGAGTAACGGAGGAGTACGAAGGTGCGCTCGGCGTGGTCGGAAATCACGCTAAGAGTATAAAGGCAAAAGCGCGCTTGACTGCGAGACAGACAAGTCGAGCAGGTACGAAAGTAGGTCTTAGTGATCCGGTGGTTCTGTATGGAAGGGCCATCGCTCAACGGATAAAAGGTACTCCGGGGATAACAGGCTGATACCGCCCAAGAGTTCATATCGACGGCGGTGTTTGGCACCTCGATGTCGGCTCATCACATCCTAGGGCTGAAGCCGGTCCCAAGGGTATGGCTGTTCGCCATTTAAAGTGGTACGCGAGCTGGGTTTAGAACGTCGTGAGACAGTTCGGTCCCTATCTGCCGTGGACGTTTGAGATTTGAGAGGGGCTGCTCCTAGTACGAGAGGACCGGAGTGGACGAACCTCTGGTGTTCCGGTTGTCACGCCAGTGGCATTGCCGGGTAGCTATGTTCGGAAGAGATAACCGCTGAAAGCATCTAAGCGGGAAACTTGCCTCAAGATGAGATCTCACTGGGGATTTAATCCCCTAAAGGGCCGTTGAAGACTACAACGTTGATAGGTTGGGTGTGTAAGCGTAGTGATACGTTGAGCTAACCAATACTAATTGCCCGAGAGGCTTGACTATATAACCCCAAGTTATTTGGTTAAGAATCGAAGAAAGACATAAAGTAAAAGTTGAAAATGAGCAAATGAGTTCGTTTGCCGAAGCTAAGAGTAGACACAAACGTTAATTAATCAAATACTTTGCAACAAGCATATCTAATTTAGGTGATGAGTATAAATAACCAAACTACTTACACCATAAAGAATTGCTTGAGGAAAATAGAGCGTTGGAACCACCTGAATCCTTCTCGAACTCAGTAGTGAAACGACGTATCGCCAATGGTAGTGTGGGGTCTCCCCATGTGAGAGTAGGTCATCCTCAAGCTCCTAAATCAAAGCCCCCTGATCTTATAAAGATAGGGGGCTTTTTATATTCTATTACAATTAATTTGCTAATATATTATATTTTTCATCAAAATTATTAAAGATTAGGTAAATAATATGGTATATGAATTATTGATTAGTATTGTATTGAGTATAATTACAGGGATATACACAGGATTGGTGATTACTAGGTATACAAAATTTCAATATGCAAAAGATGAAGCATTAAGAAATATTAGGATGATTAGTTGGTATACAAATGAAGATGGCAGTTTAATATTTCAAAGGGTAATAGACCCATACATCCTTACTTTAATAACTGGTGAATTGTTACAAAGTGGTCATAAAAACTCAGTGATCGAATTAGCTTCAATTAACCAACAGATAATTAAATACATGAATATAAAAAATAATAATGAAATGGTTGAAAAATTTGAAGGTATTTAAATAAAAATAAAAGGTTTAAAGCCAAATATGTTTAGAATAATTAGTCTATGTCCTAGATTGTAATTGGGAATATTTGCTATAACTTTTAAAGAAAATTTAATATCTTTTATATGCTACTTGATTATTTCAAGCAGATTTTAAGTATAAATAATTTTATTTAATTTTTATAATTACTTTCTTTTTTGATTTAGTTTTCTATTTATGAATAATTTTCAGCCATTGTGCTGGGGATAAGCCAAAGGTTTTTTTAAAGTGGCGTATCATATGGCTTTGGTCAAAGAAACCTGCATGGATTGCGCTATTTGTAAAACTTTCGCCTTTTATAAGTAGTGATTTGGTAAATTCTAAGCGTCTCATCGTAATATAGCGATGGGGACTTGTTCCAAAAAGTAAGCGAAAGTCTCGAGAGAGACTCCATTTGTCTTTATTTACTTGTTGAGCTATTTCATCTAGTGTTAGTGGATTGGTCATATTATCGGCCATATATTCTTTGGCGAGTAGTGCACTTTTATAGTCAATAATTTTGTTGGAAGTGTGGAATTTACTAGATGATTTATCAAGCATATTGGCTAAATCATACAGTGCGTCTTGAATTGCTAAATCTTCTTGAAGATTTATGGCTTTAATAAGGTTGTAAATAGCCATAAATAGTTGAGGATTTTTTGATATTCCTTCCTTAATAAAAGGTAAAGGTTTGCCTTTTAATATTTGTTGTATTTGTTCTGGTTTAATATAGAGCATATGGTATTGAAAACCGAGTTCAGTACCAGCAAAACCGTCATGTATTTCATCAGGGTGTAGGATCATAGCATGACCAGGCAGGCTATGTTTGGTAGAACCTCTATAATGAAAACTTTGTACTCCTGATAATGTAATACCAATCGCATAGGTATCGTGCCTATGGGGGCTATAGCCACCAGTGGCGAAGAAAGCTTCTATATATTCTATATTGTGACTGGTATTAGGTCTTTTTATCCATGTTTGTTTTTTCATTTGTTAAAGTTCCTAATTGACAATATATTTGTAAAAGTCATAGAACATAAATATACCTGATATAAATAATAGTATACCCATCATTTTATTAAATAAACTGAAGTAATGATGATTGGTTATTTTATTTTTAATAATGCTGCCTATTATTGAATAAGCTAAAGGTGCTCCACCCCCAAAGAGGGAAATGCATAAGGATACGATTAGAATTTTTATACCTATAATATTGGATGTTGGAAACATGATGGTTGTGATAGGGATAACAGCTGTTATATTTTTGGGGTTTAGAAATTGCATTATTAAACCACTCCAAAAATTTAACTTAATCGTTAAGTTACTTTTATCAAAGGAAATGGTGTTTTTTAATATTTTGATTGATAAGTAGAGGATATAACAACTGCCTATTAAAGAAATATAGGGAAGTAATTTTGGAGTAATAAATAGTTCGCCTAAATAGCCTAAAATAATAAATGTTATAAACATGGCTATACTAACCCCTAAGCAGAATTTTATAGATTGTTTGGTGTAGTTATTTAAGCCAGCTATTAAACTGGTAATATTTACTGGGCCTGGGGTATAGGTGATAGCAAACGCGTATATGAAAATTTCCATTATAAACCTTATTTTTTATTGCTTGTTATTTGTAAGTTTATAAAGGTTAAGTGTTTTTGTATTGTACGTTTGTGATTTATATGGAGTTAATGAGTTGTCCTTCAAGTAGTAAGTTACCTTGAAGGACAATATAGTTATTTAATGGCAAAGAATATTTTCAAGAAATTGTTTTGCTCTATTGGTTGAGGGGGTATTAAAAAATTGTTCTTTGGGGCTGTCTTCTAAAATTTGTCCTTGATCCATAAAGATAACTCGATTGGCTACTTTTTTAGCGAAGCCCATTTCATGGGTTACTACTAACATGGTCATACCTTCTTTGGCTAGTTCAACCATTACATCAAGTACTTCATTAATCATTTCTGGATCTAAGGCGGAAGTAGGTTCATCAAATAGCATGCAGATAGGATCCATACATAAAGCTCTGGCAATGGCTACCCGTTGCTGTTGACCACCTGATAGTTGGCTTGGGTGTTTGTGAGCATGATCTTTTAGGCCTACCCGTGTAAGTAGAGTGTTTGCTTTGTTGACTGCTTGTTGTTTGGTACGGTTGAGTATTTTTATTTGTGGGGTGATAAGATTATCAATAATGGTCATATGGGGAAATAGTTCAAAGTGTTGGAATACCATACCAACTTTGGAGCGAAGTTTGGGTAGGTTGGTTTGTGGATCATTAACTTTAATATTATCGATGATTATTTCACCTGATTGTATTTCTTCTAAGGCATTAATCGTTTTTATAAAGGTTGATTTACCTGAGCCAGAAGGGCCACAAATAACGACTACTTCACCTTTTTTAACATCTGTTGAGCAGTCTTTAAGTACGTGGAAACTGCCATAGTATTTATTTATTTTGTTAACGGTTATCATGAAAGTCTCACTTTTCTACTTAGGCGTCTTACTAGTTTTGACGCAATAAAACAAATAATAAAATATACAAAACCTGCAAATAGAATTAATTCTACTAATCTACCATCACGATCTCCCACTTTGTAGGCGGTGCTAAAGAAGTCGGATAAGCCAATGACATATACCAGTGAGGTATCTTGGAAAAGAATAATTGCTTGGGTTAGTAGGATTGGGATCATTTTGCGAAAAGCTTGGGGTAATACAACTATTCGCATGGTTTGTAGTTTGGTAAAGCCTAGCGCATAGCTAGCATTGATTTGACCTTTAGAGATACTTTGAATACCTGAGCGTATAATTTCTGAGTAGAAAGCGGCTTCAAATAGGGTAAAACCGATTAGTGCAGAAAGAAAGCGGATATCTAATGTAGGGTCATCTAGTAGGTTTCGTAGTAATCCTGGAACAATCAGGTAGAACCAGAGTAGTACCATGATTAGGGGAATAGAGCGAAACAGGTTTACGTAACTTTTGGCGAGTAATGCTATGCTTTTTCCTAGAAAGGTTTTGCTGTCATTTAGGCGAGCTAAGGCTAATAGTGTGCCTAAAATAATACCTGCAACAATAGCTACAGCTGTAATTTCTAGGGTGGTTATCATTCCTTTTAATAATAGATGGCGCGCATCGTATATTACATTCCAATCAAACTCGTACATTATTTGTCTCCTGTTATATAACCAGGTATTTGTAATTTTTTCTCTAGCTTATGCATTAGTAACATAACGATAATGTTGACGAGCATGTATAGGGCTGTAATTACTATAAAGGCTTCATAGGGTTGTGCAGTGTAATCAACTAGTTGTTGAGCTTGTCGAGATAGTTCGATAAAGCCAATGGTAGTGGCTACAGAGGAGTTTTTAAAAATATTTAGAAACTCTGAGGTCAGGGCTGGCATAATAATTCGAATAGCTTGGGGGATTCGAACGGTGAAATATATTTGTAAAGTGGTAAACCCTAAGGCTAAACCTGCCGCTGTTTGTCCATCTGGTACAGCTTGAATACCTGTTCTTACTTGTTCTGCGATACGTGCAGAGGTAAATAGTCCTAGGCATATCCAAGCAGTTAGAAACTGGGAATAAAGAGGCGGCATTTGAAACAGAGCATCTCTGGCTGTTTGAGGTAAAAATTCAGGTATAACAAAAAACCAGATAAATAATTGCACCAAAAGAGGGATATCTCTAAATAGTTCAATATAGCCGCTAGCAATGCTTGAGATAATAGGATTTTTGACAGTGCGTAAGGTACCTATGATACCGCCCATTATTAGTGCAAGTATCCATGCTGTAATAGAAAGTACGATGGTTCCAATTAAGCCTGCAATAATCCAATCAATATAGGTAGCATCGCCTGAAGGGACGCTTTGGAAGAACACACTCCAATTCCAACTATAATTAGTCATGATTAATTCTCTTATAATAATTATGTTAGGCTTAGTAGTGTTACTAAGCCTATTTAATTTTTGT
Encoded proteins:
- a CDS encoding AraC family transcriptional regulator produces the protein MKKQTWIKRPNTSHNIEYIEAFFATGGYSPHRHDTYAIGITLSGVQSFHYRGSTKHSLPGHAMILHPDEIHDGFAGTELGFQYHMLYIKPEQIQQILKGKPLPFIKEGISKNPQLFMAIYNLIKAINLQEDLAIQDALYDLANMLDKSSSKFHTSNKIIDYKSALLAKEYMADNMTNPLTLDEIAQQVNKDKWSLSRDFRLLFGTSPHRYITMRRLEFTKSLLIKGESFTNSAIHAGFFDQSHMIRHFKKTFGLSPAQWLKIIHK
- a CDS encoding amino acid ABC transporter permease — its product is MTNYSWNWSVFFQSVPSGDATYIDWIIAGLIGTIVLSITAWILALIMGGIIGTLRTVKNPIISSIASGYIELFRDIPLLVQLFIWFFVIPEFLPQTARDALFQMPPLYSQFLTAWICLGLFTSARIAEQVRTGIQAVPDGQTAAGLALGFTTLQIYFTVRIPQAIRIIMPALTSEFLNIFKNSSVATTIGFIELSRQAQQLVDYTAQPYEAFIVITALYMLVNIIVMLLMHKLEKKLQIPGYITGDK
- a CDS encoding ABC transporter permease subunit (The N-terminal region of this protein, as described by TIGR01726, is a three transmembrane segment that identifies a subfamily of ABC transporter permease subunits, which specificities that include histidine, arginine, glutamine, glutamate, L-cystine (sic), the opines (in Agrobacterium) octopine and nopaline, etc.) — its product is MYEFDWNVIYDARHLLLKGMITTLEITAVAIVAGIILGTLLALARLNDSKTFLGKSIALLAKSYVNLFRSIPLIMVLLWFYLIVPGLLRNLLDDPTLDIRFLSALIGFTLFEAAFYSEIIRSGIQSISKGQINASYALGFTKLQTMRIVVLPQAFRKMIPILLTQAIILFQDTSLVYVIGLSDFFSTAYKVGDRDGRLVELILFAGFVYFIICFIASKLVRRLSRKVRLS
- a CDS encoding LysE family translocator — its product is MEIFIYAFAITYTPGPVNITSLIAGLNNYTKQSIKFCLGVSIAMFITFIILGYLGELFITPKLLPYISLIGSCYILYLSIKILKNTISFDKSNLTIKLNFWSGLIMQFLNPKNITAVIPITTIMFPTSNIIGIKILIVSLCISLFGGGAPLAYSIIGSIIKNKITNHHYFSLFNKMMGILLFISGIFMFYDFYKYIVN
- a CDS encoding amino acid ABC transporter ATP-binding protein, which translates into the protein MITVNKINKYYGSFHVLKDCSTDVKKGEVVVICGPSGSGKSTFIKTINALEEIQSGEIIIDNIKVNDPQTNLPKLRSKVGMVFQHFELFPHMTIIDNLITPQIKILNRTKQQAVNKANTLLTRVGLKDHAHKHPSQLSGGQQQRVAIARALCMDPICMLFDEPTSALDPEMINEVLDVMVELAKEGMTMLVVTHEMGFAKKVANRVIFMDQGQILEDSPKEQFFNTPSTNRAKQFLENILCH